Genomic DNA from Telopea speciosissima isolate NSW1024214 ecotype Mountain lineage chromosome 2, Tspe_v1, whole genome shotgun sequence:
TTAGAGCATCCCAGGTGTCCTCAATTGAAGGTCATACAACGACATCTGAGAAAACAGCTATTGCAACTTTAGAGGTGAGCTGATTTCAGTGGTACTGTATCTTGTAGTTGTGAGATTCCATAGACTGCCCAATCAAGTGTATGGTTCTGATCTTTCTCTGTTGTTGCTCCAACATGTTTTCATTGTGGGGTTTGAATGTAAAATGCctgatatttttttggggggagagTTAGGGGGTGGGGATGTTATGTCTCCTACCTTATCATGCTTATATCTTGTTAACTGCTTTTTCATTATACACTTGACCTTCAGGATGGATAATATTTATGGTATCTGCTGCATAGCCGTCATGTTTCAATAGTGAATGAATTTTATCAAACATGATAGTTCAGCCTgtatgaggaaaaaaaaataaaaattgggccGGGGTTGCATGTGAGTAGTGACATCCAAAGCATCATTGAGTTACTGCCAATAAATATTTtgataaagggaaaattacactgccaccccctgaggtgtATACTAAATACAgtgcgaccccctgtgttttcaaaatatacaccTCGACCCCCTGAGTTTAGGGTATTTGTTACATTCAGCCCCCACTCCGTTAGAGCATTTTTGTTAGTTGCTGACGTGTTGGCCgttaaaatgactaatatacccttaATGGGTTGTGAGCTTACCAATTTGCCCATAGGGTAGCCCAAACTTCACATCCCCTTCCTTAGACCATCTTCAAGCCCAACACTGACGAACTGCCTCAGGTTCCTGCTGTGGCGATCTGCTGAGGCCATCACCGATGACCTATGACCTATGACGAACTCAGAAGAAGGCATACGGACAATGGCTTGGTACTCTGCTTCGGGGATTCCAAGATGCTCACTGTCTATGCCCATTAGCTTCATTCTCAAAACCTGCAATCTTATCTTGATTTAGGCTTTTGAACATGAAAGTAACAGTGTCGCTGCCATCATCGGCCTTAAGAGTGACGATATCTTCGTTTCCGGCACACTTGAGCATCTTGGACATGTTGTTAAGGTTCATCCCCATGGACAGATTCCAATCGCAACGGTAGTGGTTGAAGCCCTCAAATCTCAGGAGGAGAGCTACTAGAGCAACGTGGCTGGAATCCATGGCCTGGGCCGGTGACCGAGCAGTTGAAGTCAAGGTACTATATCtggcgatatatcggtatcttgggcctaccgagatacccgaaatatccaaaatttgacgaaattttgccaaaatattgcattttttctgcaatatttcgggggtccatctcggtgggtttttggccatatctaggcctgatacttcatggacacccttatttaagctaaataaacacatttaaaccataaaattgtaaaaaaatgaactcaaagtggtgttttgggcttgcacccttgattgatagtatacggtcgccgaccctaatgaataaatagttaaatatacattgattaggcagttaaagacaaaagaaatttaaataaactaattaaaactcataagacataattcataaatcatattctcataaactccataatagtcaataactcaatactcaatagctcaaatgctCAATAGTCAATTAATAGGCAATACACAGAGTGTCAAAGTCAcaaactcacaactcacaagttcacaaatcacaaatcagtgaaatcacaacttacaagttacaagtgctaataatagttgcTGTGCCTTCCTgaatcaaccccactcatggcccgctggagtcgacgtccattgttctctgtttgaaggacatattgtgaaacccggtcaaatttccgaataaatttaaacttttggaacttgtgtgatttcaggttccagctctCAGTTTATGGTAGCATCGATGCTATGGACTATATCGGTCGAGGATACAGACGAATCTCTCGACACTCCTATGGAGGACTCCAAGGATTTTTATCAGCTTGCTCTgttggagtcagaggacccccgTGAAACCCCGCACTGGAGTTACTTGTGCCGTATCTGCTCTCTGGAGGCCATGCAAAGGCTCTCCCTCAACTAAAATtattgtaagtataatttatttatatttatataagtgTTTTGTATGATCGATTAGGATTAGAGGGGGTGTCTACGTAAATTTaccctgtgggacccactttcccAGTGGAGAACACTGTCCCGGACATTTACCCGTGCCCGGATCACCCTTGATGTCGCATGATATCATTCTGTACCTgaaataaggtaataaatacaagagaattagttttagaaataatttataactaaaagaccatcttaccccttagtggttaaatgaaacatatatatacaaacttCTCTTAAACCATTCACTATTCACAAGTTAGAGAGAAACCTAAATTTCGTTCCAgcttaagaaagaaagaaagaaagtggaaaagagaagagaaataggaagaaCTTGGGGCTGCTCTTAAGGTTTTGGCTCCCACATCCGACTGTGGACTAAGATCTCCATTACAAGGCTGTCTCTAACAAATACAGGTAAGCCTTGAGAAACTCTTGttattcctctcttcttctcctcttcaattGCTGGAATTCAGTCCAAGGATACCTGAAATAGAAActctgccattaaagctctaaGTTTGAGCTCAATTGACATGGACCTTGAGTAATTGCTTGCTGTCCTGTTGTAATTGGACTCAAATATGCCTGGAATTCCATGGTTGTACCTCTATTCAGCCTAGGTTTTATGTCTAGTGactaaaccataaaccctaacctaattaaTTTAGGTTTGATTGAAGAAATTTCTAAATTACTTATGTAATCATGAAATTTGAACCCTGGATAGGTTGACCCACCTTGAAATGATGTTAAAACATCAAATTGGGCCACGTGCATGTAAGGATGCGCTAAAAAtagcaaaaaccccaaattgacACAGCTCCGGATGGAGTTGCGGAGTCCCGTAGGCGGTTGGACCGGCCTGTTGGAGTCCGCATCCGTGGTCCTTTTGGTGCCTTCTCGCCCTATTATGTTGGGAATTGTCGACTTCAAACTAGACCTAATATATATTGTGTTGTTATGATATTAGGGTCCGATTCTCTGCTATCCTTGTGTGCTTTCTTGACCTATTGGAGAATTACCTAGTTGAATTAGACTTCGAtccaggtaaggggattcgaccttaatttcctgcgtgtttatcacgttaatttcaactttatgctgaatgccatgctcatgcatcatcaCCTTtatacctggagcatgtagttttctagcttttatttaatgcattagactgcatgtaaaataggttgcacaaagacatactgcattgcatttgcattgattatttatatgacttgaatttatgatgatgaaatcggtaatttataactcggatcatgcttgcctcatcatgtttagcgtgactgggctaggttgatattcattacccgatctacgccccttaccagcgaggggaaaggtgttggagaCCGTGgcgagaccgatgtgttagttccgggatgccatcttctgtcccatgttagcgggtccctaattccactgtgggaataaacaggcagggttggtcatttgggggtctgtcggggtccgatgtgttagttccggaactggcgggtcctcaccgtggtagaatggtttcactcaggtgaccgaagggttagttccgggaccgaggttagcatctaccactagtagtagtatttatacctcatgagacttagtaatTGTGCTAGGAGCATACTAGTTAAGACATGCATCATGAGTTCTTGTGTATGCATGTTTCCCCCCCCTACTGGGCTCGGTTGAGAGCTGCCTTGATGGAGCGTCCTTCTTTTTCGGATGATACTCTACTGCTGTTACCGTTCTTTGGTTACGTGGGGATTGCTCCTTCTCGGGATGCTTTTCTGTTCTTTGGAGTTGATACTCTTGTCCTTATTGAACACGATCTTGCGTGCTCTGCGATATTGCGCATTCTCACTGAGCGTCCGGCTTTGACAGGCTACTCTCCTTCCTGTTTggtttataacacttttgtatagcTATAGTTACTAACTTGTTGGTTTTTGAGCTTATCCTATCTCTTTTTGGGTACCAATGTAACTGATGTACAAACAATCTTCTTTTGAATATAATACTATCATTAGTCTTTccttatttattgtttattgctctattattgcttccgctgcaAATTTTAATTCTGATAATTATGGATGAAACTGCGAATAGAACACTGCatttgcgatcctggtgggatTCTCTGGGTGtctgagacatccagtcacacttggcccttttTGACCGGACCGGGGTGTGacacatatgtggaccacggtatagtttcggagaagaaacgagtgtagtcatccacaagtgtcatgtaaatggagtcatcaacatactgtaggtaacctatcctaggatatgggctAGGgctaccaatcgatccagtctgtgaagaagatgatccagtatgataTGATGTCGGCAGAAGCGGCGTTCGcactggctgcatgtatggctggtgaggttggtagctagggtatgcaaagatgtcatctacaaaagatgatcccgTATGCCCCTGGGattgggactggtagtcatagtcccctacgcCACTGAACTGCCcatatgatccatatccatatccaccgtgaccgtgaggttgtgatgcactataatccgatgataatggagtggtatgtgcgtcaaaagatggggcatcctccctccctatcacc
This window encodes:
- the LOC122651569 gene encoding proliferating cell nuclear antigen-like; this translates as MLELRLVQGSLFKKALEAIKDLVTNANFDTSTARSPAQAMDSSHVALVALLLRFEGFNHYRCDWNLSMGMNLNNMSKMLKCAGNEDIVTLKADDGSDTVTFMFKSLNQDKIAGFENEANGHRQ